The following proteins are encoded in a genomic region of Arachis stenosperma cultivar V10309 chromosome 4, arast.V10309.gnm1.PFL2, whole genome shotgun sequence:
- the LOC130976991 gene encoding berberine bridge enzyme-like 13 — translation MFDHKTMVSSPSSSYLSIIVLLLSVLLIDSASIEENFTQCLSSYFSSNPTQFSTIIITRKNESLFTSTLSSTAQNLRYLTPSTPKPEFIFTPLNESHVQAAVICSNKLGIHMRIRSGGHDYEGVSYVSEIETPFIIIDLAKLRTINVNITDNSAWVQAGATIGEVYYRISEKSAVHGFPGGICTSIGVGGHIAGGGFGAMVRKYGLAADNVLDAKLVDAKGRLLDRETMGEILFWAIKGGGGGNFGIILWWKIKLVPVPKSVTVFTVSKTTEQGAEDIFKQWQDVAPAVIDNDLFIRVIFQPVTAANKTGRTISTSYNALFLGDTNRLLKVMQQNFPKLGLTEKDCLEMSWIKSVLYIAGYPNDTNPNVLLQGKSTFQNYFKGKSDIFSGQVGAFKELSKRLLQEDDPLLIWNPLGGALLDHSVYDSPFFYRSEYDYLVEYLTSWHNASEDVSKHLDWIREIYKYMTPPMDTQSRAAYVNYRDLDLGVNKKNATNFTEAAAWGNVYYGVNNFKSLVKIKRKVDPENVFRHEQSIPVDLSIKV, via the exons ATGTTCGATCATAAAACCATGGTATCATCACCAAGTTCTTCATACTTGTCAATTATAGTGCTTTTGTTATCAGTTTTATTGATAGATTCAGCTTCAATCGAAGAAAATTTTACCCAATGTCTAAGCTCATATTTTTCAAGTAATCCAACACAATTTTCTACAATAATTATCACTAGAAAAAACGAATCATTATTCACTAGCACTCTTTCTTCCACAGCACAAAACCTAAGATATTTGACACCTTCAACGCCAAAACCAGAGTTTATATTCACACCTTTGAATGAATCACATGTCCAAGCTGCAGTAATTTGCTCAAACAAATTGGGTATTCACATGAGAATACGAAGTGGCGGCCATGACTATGAAGGAGTCTCATATGTTTCTGAGATTGAAACTCCTTTCATAATCATTGATTTGGCTAAGCTTCGTACAATCAATGTAAACATAACAGACAATAGTGCCTGGGTTCAAGCAGGAGCCACAATCGGAGAAGTTTATTATAGAATATCAGAGAAAAGTGCAGTTCATGGATTCCCTGGAGGCATATGCACAAGCATAGGTGTTGGAGGGCACATTGCGGGAGGTGGATTCGGAGCCATGGTAAGGAAGTATGGGCTTGCAGCCGACAACGTCCTCGACGCAAAACTAGTTGATGCCAAAGGTAGATTACTTGACAGGGAAACCATGGGAGAAATCCTGTTTTGGGCCATTAAAGGAGGTGGAGGTGGAAACTTTGGGATCATTCTTTGGTGGAAGATAAAGCTTGTTCCTGTGCCAAAATCTGTGACCGTATTTACAGTTAGCAAGACAACAGAACAAGGCGCAGAAGACATTTTTAAGCAGTGGCAAGATGTGGCTCCAGCCGTTATTGACAATGATCTTTTCATAAGAGTCATCTTTCAACCAGTTACTGCTGCTAATAAAACTGGGAGAACCATCTCAACTTCTTACAATGCCCTCTTTCTCG GTGATACAAATAGACTCCTCAAAGTTATGCAACAGAACTTCCCAAAGTTAGGTTTGACGGAAAAAGATTGTTTGGAAATGAGTTGGATCAAATCTGTGCTCTATATTGCTGGCTATCCTAATGATACAAACCCTAATGTCCTGCTTCAAGGAAAATCAACATTCCAAAACTACTTCAAAGGCAAGTCAGATATTTTTTCAGGTCAAGTAGGCGCGTTTAAAGAGTTATCAAAAAGGTTGCTTCAAGAAGATGATCCCTTACTGATTTGGAACCCATTGGGTGGAGCATTGTTGGATCACAGTGTTTATGATTCGCCATTTTTTTATAGATCAGAATACGATTATCTGGTTGAGTACTTAACTTCGTGGCATAATGCATCTGAGGATGTATCAAAGCATTTAGATTGGATTAGGGAGATTTACAAGTACATGACCCCTCCTATGGATACTCAAAGCAGGGCAGCATATGTGAACTACAGAGATCTGGATTTAGGAGTGAACAAGAAGAATGCCACAAACTTTACAGAGGCAGCAGCATGGGGTAACGTATATTATGGAGTTAATAACTTCAAAAGCCTTgtgaaaataaagagaaaagtgGATCCTGAAAATGTTTTTAGACATGAACAAAGTATCCCAGTAGATCTATCAATCAAGGTTTAA